The Oncorhynchus gorbuscha isolate QuinsamMale2020 ecotype Even-year unplaced genomic scaffold, OgorEven_v1.0 Un_scaffold_2755, whole genome shotgun sequence genome contains a region encoding:
- the LOC124026543 gene encoding stonustoxin subunit beta-like: MEKLNVEHGGENRMKPGLRKYVCDLTLDLNTVNRRLSLSEENRKVTWRREEQPYPDHPERFEGYRQVLCREGLTGRCYWEGEWSGRRSDIGVTYKGINRRGRVEDCGLGYNDKSWSLDCSDYSYIACHNNNDTTIDVRPSSSHRVGVYLDWPAGTLSFYRASSDTLTHLITFTSTFTEPLYPGFRVHDDTSVSLCHVVPVSCGPCVMWSLCHVVPVSCGPCVRWSLCQVVPVSGGPCIMWSLCHVVPVSGGPCVRWSLCHVVPVWSLCQVVPVSGGPCVRWSLCHVVPVSCGPCVMWSLCHVVPVWSLCHVVPVSNT; the protein is encoded by the exons ATGGAGAAACTCAA TGTGGAACATggtggagagaacagaatgaaacCTGGGCTTAGAAAAT ATGTCTGTGATCTCACACTGGACCTAAACACAGTAAACAgacgcctctctctgtctgaggagaacagaaaggtgacatggaggagagaggagcagccgTATCCTGATCACCCAGAGAGATTTGAGGGCTATAGACAGGTGCTTTGTAGAGAGGGTCTGACTGGGCGCTGTTACTGGGAGGGAGAATGGAGTGGGAGAAGGTCTGATAtaggagtgacatataaaggaatCAACAGGAGAGGAAGGGTTGAGGACTGTGGTCTTGGATACAATGACAAGTCCTGGAGTCTGGACTGCTCTGACTACAGTTATATTGCCTGTCACAATAATAATGACACTACCATAGACGTCCGCCCCTCCAGCTCCCACAGAGTAGGAGTGTATCTGGACTGGCCAGCCGGCACTCTGTCCTTCTATAGagcctcctctgacacactgacCCACCTGATCACATTCACCTCCACATTCACTGAGCCCCTCTATCCAGGGTTTAGGGTTCATGATGACACCTCAGTGTCCCTGTGTCATGTGGTCCCTGTGTCATGTGGTCCCTGTGTCATGTGGTCCCTGTGTCATGTGGTCCCTGTGTCATGTGGTCCCTGTGTCAGGTGGTCCCTGTGTCAGGTGGTCCCTGTGTCAGGTGGTCCCTGTATCATGTGGTCCCTGTGTCATGTGGTCCCTGTGTCAGGTGGTCCCTGTGTCAGGTGGTCCCTGTGTCATGTGGTCCCTGT GTGGTCCCTGTGTCAGGTGGTCCCTGTGTCAGGTGGTCCCTGTGTCAGGTGGTCCCTGTGTCATGTGGTCCCTGTGTCATGTGGTCCCTGTGTCATGTGGTCCCTGTGTCATGTGGTCCCTGT GTGGTCCCTGTGTCATGTGGTCCCTGTGTCAAACACATGA